From one Esox lucius isolate fEsoLuc1 chromosome 11, fEsoLuc1.pri, whole genome shotgun sequence genomic stretch:
- the LOC105028424 gene encoding homeobox protein Dlx4a — MMTMSSMSDSLVASDPSKSAFLEFGQGYPGHQQHSPALSHNHYPVHGLHPVGHSQHDSPFSSSASSYGRPLGYPYHAHHPSAYLPYQHSSHNNGLGHTRIEETELEKPTTVIENGEIRLNGKGKKIRKPRTIYSSLQLQALNQRFQQTQYLALPERADLAAKLGLTQTQVKIWFQNKRSKYKKIMKHGPGGPEGEHLHPGSSGSPCSPGMAPLWDVSMTNKGTSVHSGGYMNNFGHWYPSHHQESMPRTQMM, encoded by the exons ATGATGACTATGAGTTCAATGTCGGACAGTCTGGTTGCCTCTGATCCATCCAAATCAGCGTTTCTGGAATTCGGGCAAGGCTATCCAGGCCACCAGCAACACTCCCCCGCTTTGTCCCATAACCACTACCCTGTGCACGGCTTGCATCCCGTCGGACACTCGCAACACGATAGCCCATTTTCTTCTAGCGCGTCATCCTATGGCCGCCCGCTAGGCTACCCTTACCACGCTCACCACCCGAGTGCCTACTTGCCATACCAGCACAGTAGCCACAACAACGGTCTGGGACACACGAGAATAGAGGAAACAG AACTTGAGAAGCCAACCACGGTGATCGAGAATGGAGAAATTCGACTGAATGGGAAAGGGAAAAAGATCAGAAAACCTCGGACGATCTATTCAAGTTTACAACTGCAGGCGCTCAACCAGAGATTCCAGCAAACCCAATACCTCGCACTACCTGAGCGTGCCGATTTGGCTGCAAAGTTGGGACTAACTCAAACGCAG GTTAAGATATGGTTCCAGAACAAACGCTCCAAGTACAAGAAGATCATGAAGCATGGCCCGGGCGGACCAGAGGGAGAGCACTTGCACCCTGGTTCGTCTGGGTCCCCGTGTTCCCCGGGGATGGCGCCACTTTGGGACGTTTCCATGACAAATAAGGGAACGTCTGTGCACTCTGGTGGATACATGAACAATTTCGGACACTGGTACCCAAGTCACCACCAGGAATCTATGCCGAGAACTCAAATGATGTGA